A genomic segment from Nicotiana tabacum cultivar K326 chromosome 7, ASM71507v2, whole genome shotgun sequence encodes:
- the LOC107831359 gene encoding shaggy-related protein kinase epsilon-like (The RefSeq protein has 1 substitution compared to this genomic sequence) translates to MNVMRRLKSIASGRSSVSDPGGDSSIKRVKVEQEVDQRLVGETQMEERCTTTFPKEDMPSTSKGTTTGSTSTMDTRPENSEFDELPKEMHEMKIKDEKTDSHEDNLKDMEPAVVSGNGTETGQIIVTTVSGRNGQQKQTLSYMAERVVGTGSFGTVFQAKCLETGESVAIKKVLQDRRYKNRELQIMRTFDHPNVVKLRHCFYSTTEKNEVYLNLVLEYVSETVYRVSRHYSRINQHMPIIYVQLYTYQICRALNYMHGVLGVCHRDIKPQNLLVNPHTHQLKLCDFGSAKMLVPGEPNISYICSRYYRAPELIFGATEYTTAIDTWSAGCVMAELLLGQPLFPGESGVDQLVEIIKILGTPTREEIRCMNPNYTEFKFPQIKAHPWHKIFHKRMPPEAVDLVSRLLQYSPTLRCTALEACAHPFFDALREPNACLPNGRPLPPLFNFTAQELSGAPADLRKRLIPEHMRK, encoded by the exons ATGAATGTCATGCGTCGCCTTAAGAGCATTGCTTCTGGACGTTCCTCCGTTTCAGATCCT GGTGGCGATTCAAGCATAAAGAGGGTGAAGGTTGAGCAAGAAGTAGATCAAAGGTTGGTTGGTGAAACTCAAATGGAAGAGAGATGTACAACTACATTTCCAAAGGAGGATATGCCTTCCACTTCTAAGGGCACAACTACTGGAAGTACATCAACTATGGATACTAGACCAGAAAATTCAGAATTTGATGAGCTTCCTAAAGAAATGCATGAAATGAAAATTAAAGATGAAAAAACTGACAGTCATGAGGATAATTTAAAG GATATGGAACCTGCTGTTGTTAGTGGTAATGGAACAGAAACTGGTCAGATAATTGTGACCACTGTGAGTGGTCGAAATGGACAACAGAAACAG ACATTGTCTTACATGGCAGAGCGCGTGGTTGGTACTGGTTCATTTGGAACTGTATTTCAg GCTAAGTGCTTGGAAACTGGTGAATCTGTTGCTATAAAGAAAGTCTTACAGGATAGGCGATACAAGAACAGAGAACTTCAGATTATGCGCACGCTTGATCATCCTAATGTTGTTAAACTAAGACACTGCTTCTATTCTACTACTGAGAAGAATGAAGTCTACCTTAACCTTGTCCTTGAATATGTGTCTGAAACTGTTTACCGAGTTTCAAGGCACTACAGCAGAATAAATCAACACATGCCCATTATATATGTGCAGCTATACACATACCAG ATATGTCGGGCTTTGAATTACATGCACGGTGTTCTTGGTGTATGCCATCGTGATATTAAACCACAGAATCTTTTG GTTAATCCTCACACACATCAGCTAAAGCTCTGTGATTTTGGGAGTGCAAagatgttg GTGCCTGGAGAGCCCAACATATCGTACATTTGTTCTCGTTATTATAGGGCCCCTGAATTGATCTTTGGGGCTACAGAGTACACAACTGCAATTGACACGTGGTCTGCGGGTTGTGTTATGGCTGAGCTACTTCTGGGACAG CCTCTTTTCCCTGGAGAAAGTGGTGTTGATCAGCTGGTGGAAATCATCAAG ATTTTGGGGACACCAACTAGAGAGGAGATTAGGTGCATGAATCCAAACTACACGGAGTTCAAGTTTCCCCAGATCAAAGCTCACCCATGGCACAAG ATATTTCATAAAAGAATGCCTCCTGAAGCAGTAGATCTTGTATCAAGGCTTCTTCAATATTCTCCAACACTACGTTGTACTGCT TTGGAGGCATGTGCACATCCTTTCTTTGATGCTTTAAGGGAACCAAATGCTTGCTTGCCAAATGGGCGACCTCTGCCACCTCTATTCAACTTTACAGCTCAAG AGCTCTCTGGTGCACCTGCTGACCTGCGAAAACGCCTTATTCCAGAACACATGCGCAAGTGA